The following are encoded together in the Capsulimonas corticalis genome:
- a CDS encoding acyltransferase family protein — MVITDSPDDAGAISSSTAPSAVKPEAPHRMMQLDFLRGIAILLVICFHGVVPARSAGVLAPITMHLNRMGWSGVDLFFVLSGFLVGGLLFKECLSTGRLDVRRFFVRRIFKIWPSYYLFLIYLAVRMHFTSDEERAGTSRSLIPNLLHYQNYIVPFRGHTWSLAVEEHFYLILPLLLVFLTSRAKDAEKSLRVFPWIVGAVAVICLGLRYLTSFHTPWAQVTHYFPTHLRIDSLFFGAALAYVYHARPEILARVMRYRTLLFFVGLALVFPAALFPIRTKIMSVGGFTALFLGYGCILLAVIHTAIGEGPAGRFLGSRLARGVAFIGVYSYPIYLWHIDAMTLPLKSLARHGFLGGLPGSLRWLVFMTVYIAGATLVGVIMGRLVEKPALKLRDRLFPSRIDPLVSAGDSRGPHLAPHEVPAA; from the coding sequence ATGGTGATAACCGATTCTCCGGACGACGCCGGAGCCATTTCCTCTTCGACCGCCCCCTCGGCGGTTAAGCCTGAAGCGCCGCATCGCATGATGCAGCTCGACTTTTTACGCGGGATCGCCATTTTACTGGTAATTTGCTTTCACGGGGTCGTTCCAGCTCGCTCCGCCGGCGTGCTGGCCCCGATCACAATGCACTTGAATCGGATGGGCTGGAGCGGCGTGGACCTGTTCTTTGTGCTGAGCGGCTTTCTGGTGGGCGGTTTGCTGTTCAAAGAGTGTCTTTCGACGGGCCGGCTGGACGTACGGCGATTTTTCGTCCGTCGTATCTTTAAGATCTGGCCGTCCTACTATCTTTTCCTGATTTATCTCGCCGTGCGCATGCACTTCACAAGCGATGAGGAGCGGGCGGGGACATCGCGATCTCTCATTCCGAATTTACTGCACTATCAGAATTACATCGTTCCGTTCCGAGGCCACACCTGGAGCCTCGCCGTGGAAGAGCATTTCTATCTGATACTGCCGCTTTTATTGGTGTTTCTGACGAGCCGCGCGAAAGACGCCGAAAAGAGCCTGCGCGTCTTTCCCTGGATTGTCGGCGCGGTCGCGGTGATTTGCCTGGGGCTGCGCTATCTGACGAGCTTTCATACGCCGTGGGCGCAGGTAACGCATTATTTTCCGACGCATCTGCGCATCGACAGCCTGTTTTTCGGGGCGGCGCTCGCCTACGTCTATCATGCTCGTCCTGAGATTCTGGCGCGTGTGATGCGTTACCGGACGCTGCTGTTTTTCGTGGGACTTGCCCTGGTGTTTCCCGCCGCGTTATTTCCGATACGCACCAAGATCATGTCCGTCGGCGGATTCACGGCGCTCTTTCTGGGGTACGGATGTATCCTGCTTGCCGTGATTCATACGGCGATTGGCGAGGGGCCGGCGGGGCGTTTTTTGGGAAGCCGTCTGGCGCGCGGCGTGGCGTTTATCGGGGTCTACAGTTATCCGATCTATCTCTGGCATATCGACGCCATGACGCTGCCGCTGAAGTCGCTCGCGCGCCATGGTTTTTTGGGCGGCTTGCCGGGTTCATTGCGATGGCTCGTCTTTATGACGGTTTATATCGCCGGCGCCACCCTGGTGGGCGTCATCATGGGACGGCTCGTCGAAAAGCCGGCTCTCAAACTGCGGGATCGGCTGTTTCCCTCGCGGATCGATCCTTTGGTCAGCGCCGGGGATTCTCGGGGGCCGCATTTGGCGCCTCATGAAGTTCCCGCAGCGTAA
- a CDS encoding condensation domain-containing protein, producing MSIPGLIADHAHDRLDAPALMAPGFQTLTYGRLLSRIDNSVRCLNALGLGRDDRIAIVLSSNVDMAYAFLTVSSAAVCAPLSSSLRAQEYEALFRLMKVKALLTDAALESEAIDAARALNLPLLNILPSAGEIGGVFERSKSDFSIGPPARAGLAQPDDIALILHTSGTTGRPKLVPLTHRNLRQSANDIGEALGLTPSDRCLNVMPVYYIHGLSTIFASLAAGGSVVCAPQFDPTQFFDLMSQYRPTWYSAAPTVHQMILDQADRLPTGAIPRTLRFIRSASSAMPQQMLARIEQTFGAPHIEAYGMTETSPQIASNRLPESQRRAGSVGRAAGPRIAIVDDAGAMAAAFTVGEVVARGANVTQGYLDDPAANKAVFRDGWFRTGDQGYIDQDGFLFLTGRLKEIINRGGEKISPHEIDEVLLRHPAVSQAVAFPIPSARLGEDLAAAVVLRAGTEATSSEIRRFAAARVADYKTPSQILIVDALPTGANGKLQRRTMAAQLGMLFTEEAAPSPQERIAPRTETEAFIRDIWREVLRIEEIGAEDTFSALGGNSLFATLALTRIQNATGVRLSLFDFLETPTVAGLAARMETNHQSLSSVLPPITPRSPGSATPLSSSQQGLWFLDQLYPHSAAYNMHRALRLRGALDIDALDQSIHEIMRRHEALRTVFPADEAGNLEAVIAPLSPAALEHIDLQRLPAGAREAALRKVTALKARARFDLAHGPLLRAKLIQIDSQDFVLLLVTHHIVADGWSFNILLEELAAIYHSIVTGAPHSLPPLTCQFADFALWQQERLQGEHKASLLKYWTERLEGIPSQLALPFDHPRPARPTHQGAKHYFTASQISIEALSELGAQENITSFMFLLAAFCVLLARYSGQKDVVVGSPFANRLTLESESLVGFLNNTLILRVEQEETLSFRRLLGHVRKTVIDASTHQELPFETLVRALQPNRDSQRMALFQVNFRFRNLQAALTGFAGLTAEPMDVDNGAAKFDLACEMTTDERGLSGYIEYSTDLFEPATAQRIASDYQELLALVIANPDITLRELHEAPNAAPENPRR from the coding sequence ATGAGTATACCTGGGCTAATCGCCGACCATGCGCACGACCGGCTGGACGCGCCCGCCCTGATGGCGCCGGGTTTCCAAACACTGACATACGGCCGTTTACTCAGCCGCATCGACAACTCCGTTCGGTGTTTGAATGCTTTAGGGCTTGGCCGCGATGACCGCATCGCCATTGTCCTGTCCAGCAATGTGGACATGGCCTATGCGTTTCTTACCGTTTCTTCGGCCGCCGTCTGCGCGCCGCTGAGCAGCAGCCTGCGCGCCCAGGAATATGAAGCGCTGTTTCGCTTGATGAAGGTCAAAGCGCTCTTAACTGACGCCGCCCTGGAAAGCGAGGCGATCGACGCGGCGCGCGCCCTGAACCTTCCCTTGCTGAATATCCTCCCTTCCGCCGGCGAGATCGGCGGTGTATTTGAACGGAGCAAAAGCGATTTCTCCATCGGCCCGCCCGCCCGCGCCGGCCTCGCGCAGCCGGACGACATTGCGCTGATTCTCCACACTTCCGGTACGACAGGACGGCCAAAACTCGTTCCTTTGACCCACCGAAACCTCCGGCAATCCGCGAACGACATCGGAGAGGCGCTCGGACTTACCCCAAGCGACCGCTGCTTGAATGTCATGCCGGTGTATTACATCCATGGGCTGAGCACCATATTCGCCTCACTGGCGGCCGGTGGAAGCGTGGTCTGCGCGCCACAGTTCGATCCAACCCAATTCTTCGATCTCATGAGCCAGTATCGGCCGACTTGGTACAGCGCGGCGCCGACGGTCCATCAGATGATTCTGGATCAAGCAGATCGGCTGCCAACTGGGGCTATTCCCCGCACGCTTCGTTTTATTCGATCGGCGTCGTCCGCCATGCCGCAGCAAATGCTGGCGCGGATCGAGCAGACCTTCGGCGCGCCGCACATCGAAGCCTACGGGATGACGGAAACATCCCCCCAGATCGCAAGCAACCGCCTTCCCGAGAGCCAGCGGCGCGCGGGATCGGTTGGGCGCGCGGCCGGCCCCAGAATCGCGATCGTGGACGACGCGGGAGCCATGGCCGCAGCGTTCACGGTTGGCGAAGTCGTGGCGCGCGGCGCGAACGTCACGCAGGGCTACCTTGACGATCCGGCGGCGAACAAAGCCGTATTTCGCGATGGCTGGTTTCGGACCGGCGATCAAGGCTACATCGATCAGGACGGCTTCCTTTTTCTCACCGGCCGACTCAAAGAGATCATCAATCGCGGCGGAGAAAAGATTTCTCCGCATGAAATTGATGAAGTGTTATTGCGCCATCCGGCCGTCTCGCAAGCCGTTGCGTTCCCGATCCCCAGCGCGCGGCTTGGTGAGGACCTTGCCGCCGCCGTCGTGCTGCGCGCCGGAACGGAGGCCACGTCTTCAGAGATCCGTCGATTCGCCGCCGCTCGCGTCGCCGATTACAAAACGCCGTCTCAGATATTGATTGTGGACGCTCTCCCGACTGGCGCGAACGGCAAGCTCCAGCGCCGGACCATGGCCGCTCAGCTCGGGATGCTTTTCACGGAAGAAGCCGCCCCCTCGCCACAGGAGCGCATCGCTCCGCGGACCGAAACCGAAGCCTTTATCCGCGATATCTGGCGCGAGGTGCTTCGCATCGAGGAAATCGGCGCAGAGGACACCTTCAGCGCTCTGGGAGGCAACTCGCTCTTTGCGACTCTGGCTCTGACACGCATCCAAAACGCTACCGGCGTTCGCCTTTCCCTGTTCGATTTTCTGGAGACGCCGACAGTCGCCGGCCTCGCCGCTCGCATGGAAACGAACCACCAATCGTTGTCTTCCGTTCTCCCGCCCATTACGCCGCGCAGTCCCGGCTCCGCCACGCCTCTTTCCTCATCGCAGCAAGGACTGTGGTTCCTGGATCAGCTTTACCCACACTCCGCCGCCTATAATATGCATCGCGCCCTGCGCCTGCGTGGCGCACTCGATATCGATGCGCTGGATCAAAGCATCCACGAAATCATGCGCCGCCATGAGGCCCTGCGGACAGTTTTCCCGGCGGACGAGGCCGGAAATCTGGAGGCTGTCATCGCTCCCCTCAGCCCCGCCGCTCTCGAGCATATCGATCTACAGCGCCTACCGGCGGGCGCGCGCGAAGCGGCGCTGCGCAAAGTCACGGCTCTCAAAGCTCGCGCGCGCTTCGATCTCGCGCATGGGCCGCTTCTGCGCGCAAAATTGATTCAGATCGACAGCCAGGATTTCGTCCTGCTGCTGGTGACGCACCATATCGTCGCCGACGGCTGGTCGTTCAATATTCTGCTCGAAGAACTCGCGGCGATCTATCATTCGATCGTGACAGGCGCGCCACACTCCTTGCCGCCTCTCACGTGTCAATTTGCGGACTTCGCGCTGTGGCAGCAGGAACGCCTTCAAGGCGAGCACAAAGCTTCCCTGCTCAAATACTGGACAGAACGCCTGGAGGGGATCCCTTCCCAACTCGCCCTCCCCTTCGATCACCCTCGCCCGGCGCGGCCGACACATCAGGGCGCCAAACACTATTTCACGGCTTCTCAAATCTCAATCGAAGCGCTCAGCGAACTCGGCGCCCAGGAAAACATCACCAGCTTTATGTTCCTGCTCGCCGCATTCTGCGTGCTGCTGGCGCGATACTCCGGGCAAAAGGATGTGGTTGTCGGCTCTCCTTTCGCGAACCGCCTGACGCTCGAATCCGAGTCGCTGGTCGGCTTTCTCAATAACACGCTGATCCTGCGCGTGGAGCAAGAAGAAACGCTGTCGTTCCGGCGGCTTTTAGGGCATGTCCGAAAAACAGTCATCGACGCCTCCACGCACCAGGAGCTGCCGTTTGAGACGCTGGTCCGCGCGCTGCAGCCAAACCGCGATAGTCAGCGTATGGCGCTCTTCCAGGTCAACTTTCGCTTTCGAAACCTGCAAGCCGCTCTCACGGGATTCGCCGGCCTGACCGCGGAACCCATGGATGTGGACAATGGCGCCGCGAAGTTCGATCTTGCCTGCGAGATGACGACCGACGAGCGCGGATTGAGCGGGTATATCGAATACAGCACGGACCTCTTCGAACCCGCCACAGCCCAGCGGATCGCAAGCGATTACCAGGAGCTCCTGGCGCTTGTGATCGCCAATCCCGACATTACGCTGCGGGAACTTCATGAGGCGCCAAATGCGGCCCCCGAGAATCCCCGGCGCTGA
- a CDS encoding TauD/TfdA family dioxygenase produces MTSITGGPMARKMGAIQRKEVSLADVPRVDSHPLTEGSKFIQMYEPASDDVDLVGWVRHNREQLEADLLVHGALLLRGFHAPTVADFEQATQAFYGELYGGYGDLPRAGASENIYKSTPYPADKAILYHNESSHLDSWPMKIGFFCVQKAPVGGATPLMDCREVCNRIDPEIFAQFAEKGLTYVRTFVEGVDVSWRHFFQTDDKAEVEARCREAGVEFEWTDNDGLRTKQNGPAVVRHPKTGETIFFNQVQLHHPYCLDPETRESLMSLFGEEYLPRNVYFGDGSKIEDSVMAHLGEVFEQIAVRADWNEGDIALLDNMMTAHARDPYSGPRKIVVAMGQMFSKENLK; encoded by the coding sequence ATGACCAGTATCACCGGAGGCCCAATGGCCCGTAAAATGGGAGCGATCCAGCGTAAGGAAGTTTCTCTCGCCGATGTCCCGCGCGTCGATTCCCACCCGTTGACCGAGGGAAGCAAATTTATCCAGATGTATGAACCCGCATCGGACGATGTGGATCTTGTCGGCTGGGTGCGGCACAATCGCGAGCAGCTGGAGGCGGATCTGCTCGTTCATGGCGCGCTGCTTTTGCGCGGTTTCCATGCGCCGACGGTTGCGGATTTCGAGCAGGCGACGCAGGCGTTTTACGGCGAGCTTTACGGCGGCTACGGCGATTTGCCGCGCGCCGGCGCGAGCGAAAATATCTACAAGTCGACTCCGTATCCGGCGGATAAGGCCATCCTGTATCACAACGAAAGCTCGCATCTGGACTCGTGGCCGATGAAGATCGGCTTCTTCTGCGTTCAGAAGGCGCCGGTCGGCGGCGCGACGCCGCTGATGGACTGCCGGGAAGTCTGCAATCGGATCGATCCGGAGATCTTCGCGCAGTTCGCCGAAAAGGGCCTGACGTATGTCCGCACATTTGTGGAGGGCGTGGATGTCAGCTGGCGTCATTTCTTCCAAACCGACGACAAAGCCGAAGTCGAGGCGCGCTGCCGTGAGGCGGGCGTGGAGTTCGAGTGGACGGATAACGACGGCCTGCGCACCAAGCAAAACGGCCCGGCGGTGGTCCGCCATCCAAAGACCGGAGAGACCATCTTCTTCAACCAGGTCCAGCTGCATCACCCGTACTGTCTCGATCCCGAAACGCGGGAATCGCTGATGTCGCTGTTCGGCGAGGAGTACCTGCCGCGCAATGTCTACTTCGGCGATGGATCGAAGATCGAGGACAGCGTCATGGCGCATCTGGGCGAAGTCTTCGAGCAGATCGCCGTCCGCGCCGATTGGAATGAGGGAGACATCGCCCTTCTGGATAACATGATGACGGCGCACGCTCGCGACCCGTACAGCGGGCCGCGCAAGATCGTGGTCGCCATGGGACAGATGTTCTCCAAAGAAAATCTGAAATAG
- a CDS encoding CHASE3 domain-containing protein — MKLSSRTKRIISDNVATCSLLIVLTLIILIGVLSSLSTERFLQNDRQVAHTYQVMDHVRAVISDLKDAETGQRGYLLTGDPAYLQPYLTGKSAVDRDIKTLRVLTLDNLSQQRRLDTLQTLSAKKLAELDQTITLRKQIGSAAALRVVKSGRGKSVMDQARAVVEQMRREEEKLLVRRTAEAERAGVVARIAGSLGAVFSALLIVLAIRFVGQYLRERTRVEAENLRLVEAARDAAMQQRVFLKDVLASVTEGRLALCDTEAELPAALAVYGETISLANSHNLRFLRHAAANAARACGFSEDRIQDLVTSVSEAGMNAVTHGGGGQAVVRTDGHSRVQVWVTDQGKGIAMSSLPQSTLERGYSSAGSLGHGFWLMLKMCDKISLLTGSQGTSVVLDQAKTAQGAAWLRGDELHATATFKTIAGNGGTSASDVKNLSFRTRTY, encoded by the coding sequence ATGAAGCTCTCATCCAGAACGAAACGCATCATTTCGGACAACGTGGCGACTTGCAGTCTCCTGATTGTCCTGACGCTCATCATCCTCATCGGCGTTCTTTCGTCGCTCTCCACGGAGCGCTTTCTGCAAAATGACCGTCAGGTGGCGCATACCTACCAGGTGATGGATCACGTGCGGGCTGTCATCTCCGATCTCAAGGACGCCGAAACGGGGCAGCGCGGCTACCTGCTCACCGGCGATCCCGCTTACTTGCAGCCGTATTTGACGGGCAAAAGCGCCGTCGATCGCGACATCAAGACGCTGCGTGTGCTGACGCTGGATAATCTGTCCCAGCAGCGTCGTTTGGACACGCTTCAGACGCTGTCGGCGAAGAAGCTGGCGGAGCTGGACCAAACCATCACGCTGCGAAAACAGATTGGATCCGCGGCGGCCCTGCGCGTGGTAAAGTCGGGTCGGGGCAAGAGTGTGATGGACCAGGCGCGCGCCGTCGTGGAGCAGATGCGCCGCGAAGAGGAGAAGCTGCTGGTGCGCCGGACGGCGGAGGCGGAGCGCGCGGGCGTCGTCGCCCGGATCGCCGGAAGCCTGGGCGCCGTATTTTCCGCGCTGCTAATTGTACTGGCGATCCGCTTTGTTGGCCAGTATCTCCGGGAGCGAACACGCGTGGAAGCCGAGAATTTACGGCTGGTGGAGGCGGCGCGCGACGCCGCTATGCAGCAGCGCGTGTTCTTGAAGGACGTGCTCGCCTCCGTCACCGAAGGGCGACTGGCTTTATGCGACACGGAAGCGGAGCTTCCGGCGGCGTTGGCCGTGTATGGGGAAACGATCTCCCTCGCCAATAGCCACAACCTGCGCTTTCTGCGTCACGCCGCCGCCAATGCGGCGCGCGCATGCGGCTTTTCGGAGGACCGGATCCAGGACCTCGTCACCAGCGTCAGTGAGGCGGGGATGAATGCGGTTACGCACGGCGGCGGGGGGCAGGCGGTGGTGCGGACGGACGGCCACAGCCGCGTCCAGGTGTGGGTGACCGATCAGGGCAAGGGAATTGCGATGAGCAGCCTGCCGCAATCCACGCTGGAGCGTGGCTACAGCTCGGCGGGCAGCCTGGGACATGGATTCTGGCTCATGCTCAAGATGTGCGACAAGATCTCGCTGCTGACGGGATCGCAGGGCACATCGGTAGTTTTGGATCAGGCCAAGACGGCGCAGGGCGCCGCCTGGCTGCGCGGCGATGAACTCCATGCCACGGCGACCTTCAAAACGATTGCCGGCAATGGGGGAACATCCGCGTCGGATGTCAAGAACCTTTCGTTTCGAACGCGGACGTATTGA
- a CDS encoding SpoIIE family protein phosphatase, translating into MSVKRTWFQSKTAAIVRSYLFVAGSILLAACIRHSLTPILGRRAPFIMFLPAVVFSAWVGGWGGALMALIVSALLGSYLFISPQNTLAVPDQIDQTTLVIFLIVGLSVSAISSSQRKAEQRARESAEEARARADREALVNEVGHAVLWSDDDLAPHSAALKRLGERLAVDRCFYVLYDEDQNTAVIEKDWRADGIASLEGEWNLAEREISSSEIYPEGRTVVMRDVLASPLPQTLVDLFVQTGQRSYIAVPFFDQSRPRAALTVMMATEARDWTIEEVMMVEAVAVQVRGAMKMARAAQRERNISQQLQKALQPRLPESAPGLLLASRYQAALREAGVGGDFYDVFAVGEDCTALVVGDVSGKGLAAAAQVATVRNMLRAFLYSQPTLAAAVNDLNHVVAANGLLSGFATLFVGCYDAKTRVLTYVNCGQEPALVRREKTGTVEELAPTGSVLGMDDTPRFAEHMVTLAPGDMLAIFTDGVTECGASRHNMLGIEGAKALLELPLSSDENQQGAAEAAAVRLMDGVDAASRGGVARDDVCLLTAVITPR; encoded by the coding sequence TTGTCCGTCAAACGTACTTGGTTTCAATCCAAAACGGCCGCGATCGTCCGTTCGTACCTGTTCGTCGCCGGCAGCATTCTCCTCGCCGCGTGCATACGCCACTCACTGACGCCGATCCTGGGCCGGCGCGCGCCGTTCATTATGTTCCTTCCCGCCGTGGTGTTCAGCGCCTGGGTGGGCGGATGGGGCGGCGCCTTGATGGCTTTGATCGTCTCGGCGCTGCTGGGCAGTTATCTCTTTATCTCCCCACAAAATACACTGGCGGTCCCGGACCAGATCGATCAAACAACACTGGTGATTTTCCTCATCGTCGGACTAAGCGTATCGGCGATCAGCAGCTCCCAGCGAAAGGCGGAGCAGCGGGCGCGCGAGTCCGCCGAGGAGGCGCGCGCCCGCGCGGACCGCGAAGCGCTGGTCAACGAAGTCGGGCACGCCGTCCTGTGGAGCGATGACGACTTGGCGCCCCACTCCGCCGCCCTCAAAAGACTGGGGGAGCGCCTCGCCGTCGATCGATGCTTCTACGTGCTTTACGACGAGGATCAGAATACGGCGGTTATTGAAAAGGATTGGCGCGCGGACGGAATCGCCTCTCTGGAAGGCGAATGGAATCTGGCGGAGCGCGAGATCTCCAGCTCGGAGATCTACCCCGAGGGGCGCACCGTGGTGATGCGGGATGTCCTGGCGTCCCCTCTCCCGCAGACCTTGGTGGACTTGTTTGTGCAGACCGGGCAGCGCTCGTATATCGCCGTGCCGTTCTTCGATCAAAGCCGCCCGCGCGCCGCGCTGACGGTGATGATGGCGACGGAAGCCAGAGACTGGACCATTGAGGAAGTGATGATGGTGGAAGCCGTCGCCGTCCAGGTGCGCGGCGCGATGAAGATGGCACGCGCGGCGCAGCGCGAGCGCAATATTTCGCAGCAGCTTCAAAAGGCGCTCCAGCCGCGCCTGCCGGAGAGCGCGCCCGGCCTGCTGCTTGCGAGCCGCTACCAGGCGGCGCTGCGCGAAGCGGGCGTCGGCGGGGACTTCTACGATGTGTTTGCCGTGGGAGAGGACTGCACCGCGCTGGTCGTGGGCGACGTCAGCGGAAAAGGACTGGCGGCCGCGGCGCAAGTGGCGACCGTCCGGAATATGCTGCGCGCCTTCCTCTACTCTCAACCGACCCTGGCGGCGGCCGTCAACGACCTCAACCATGTGGTGGCGGCAAACGGCCTGCTGTCGGGATTCGCCACGCTCTTTGTCGGGTGCTACGATGCAAAGACCAGGGTGCTGACCTATGTCAACTGCGGCCAGGAACCGGCGCTCGTTCGGCGGGAGAAAACGGGAACGGTCGAGGAGCTTGCGCCAACGGGATCCGTACTCGGCATGGACGACACGCCGCGCTTCGCCGAACATATGGTGACGCTTGCCCCCGGCGACATGCTGGCGATCTTTACCGATGGAGTGACGGAGTGCGGGGCGAGCCGCCACAACATGCTGGGGATTGAGGGGGCGAAGGCGCTCCTCGAACTGCCTTTGAGTTCCGATGAGAACCAGCAAGGGGCAGCCGAGGCAGCCGCCGTGCGCCTGATGGACGGAGTGGACGCCGCTTCGAGAGGCGGCGTGGCGCGCGACGACGTTTGTTTACTGACAGCAGTGATTACGCCACGCTAA